TCGGGTCGTCGAAACGCTTGTTCTGCACGTTGTCGTAGGCCTGCGAGGTGTAGACGTCGGTCAGGCCGCTGCCCGAACCGAGCACACCAGTGGTCTTGTTGAGGAAGCCGGCAGCGCCCAGGCCGTGGCCGATCTCGTGCATCACCACGTTGAGGAAGTTGATCTGGCCCTCCGGCGTCTTGCCGTCCAGGCCCAGGTACCAGCCGGAGCCGGCCAGGCAGTCGTCCTTGCCCAGGTCGCCGTTGAACTGCGAGAACACGTCGGCCGGATCGGCCGGATCGGGCACCAGGTCCTGCCCGGCGATCGCATCGCCCAGCGCAGACGGATACAGCGTATTGGGCGTGGCGCCGGGGAAGTTGTTGACGATCCAGTTCGGGCCGGCCTGGCCCAGGGTGCCGCCGGTGGCGGTGCAGGTCAGCCGCGCGAACGAGGCATATACCTTGATTTCCACGTTGCTTTGCAGCACCGCGCCCCACAGGTCCATCGCGTACTGGTAGGCGATACGGCGCTGCTCGCCGACCGAACGCCCGGGGTTGCCGCCCAGCGGGGCAGCGGCAGTCGGGTCGTTCAAGCCGACCACGGTGCCGGCGTCGCCATTGATCAGCGTGACATTGGCAGCCGAGGCGTGCAGCGGCGCGAGCGCGGCGGCCACCGCCAGGGACAACAGCACCAAGGGCTTATTCATGCGGCAGCGCTCCGTGCTCGGCGTGGGCGGGTTGGGTGTCGGCGTCATCGCTGTGTTCGATGACGATGCGGCCGTCGGCCTGGCGGGTGGCAGTCAGCGAACTCATCTGGGTGGCCGGCAATTTGCGCGCCACGGTGCCGTTGGGCAGGCGACGCTCGGTGGCGCGTGCGGCCGCCTCGGTTTGCGGCATCGTGGTGCGGGTCGCGGCGCTGCGGGCAGCCGCGCCGGCCTGCTGGTCCAGTGCCGCGCTCTCGGCGTCGGTCAGCGGGCGCAGCTTGCCGGTGACAGGATCGATACCGACCTTGGAACTGGCGGCGACATCCTGCGCCCCGGCAAGCGCCGGCAGGCAGGCAACACACAGCACGCCGGACAGCATCCATCCGGGCTTGCGAAAGCTCATCATTGTTGGGGTTTCCTTGGGTCCAACTGCAGAAAGAACGCCGTGCGGGGTCCCGGCGTTCGGGAGAATCCTTCCGTTTTAGTCTGTTCATGACTGAATCATGAATCAGTGACCTGTGTCAATCTTTTGACAGGCCGAGCGTCTCAAGCGAAGTCGTGGCCTGAAAAAGTCAGCTTCGCGCTTGTGCTCGACGCCTTGTCTGCAGTCAGGGATTGATTTGGAGCCGGTTAGTCAGAAATCCGACGCGACGGAGGTGGGCAGCTGGTGTTCTTTCGGAACGGGTGCCGAGATGGGCGGATGCGGCGCAGGCGAAACTGCGCGGGTCGTGCAGCGGCACGTGGCGCGCCGGTCCGTGGTCCATGCGTTGCGTGCCCCGCCCGCGCTCGCGGCGCAGGCGCGGGCCAGCGCGCTGGAGGGGGCGTCGTCCATGTGGTGGTCATGACGGACAGGTCCGGCTTCCCGTCTTGGCGAGGCGGTCGGCAGATCGACGTGCCCGCAAGCCGCAGGCAGCCTGACGGGGAGTGCGAAGAGCGGCCCGGAACAGCTGCCCCGCCGAACGGAGCCGGTCCGTACGTATGCGCACGCGATCCATCCGCTCGTACACTGCGCGCCACGCGTCGCGGCGGGGTGGTCAGCGGTCACTGCTGCACGCGTGGTCCGTCGCCCCCTTCAGGTCATGCATGCACGCCGTCATCTACCACAACCCCGCCTGCGGCACGTCCCGCAACACCCTGGCGCTGATCCGGCATGTCGGCATCGAACCGCAGATCATCCACTGCCTGCAGCACCCGCCAAGCCTGCAGGTGTTGCGGCAGCTGATCGCCGATGCGGGTCTGTCGGTACGCGACGCGATCCGGCAGAAAGGCACGCCGTATCTGGAGCTGGGGCTGGACGATCCCGCACTGGATGACGCCGCCCTGCTGAGCGCGATGCTGGCGCATCCGGTGTTGATCAATCGCCCGTTCGTGCAGACGCCGCCGGGGACGCGGCTATGCCGCCCCTCCGAGCAGGTGCTGGCTGTATTGCCACCCGCCAGCAGCGCCTTCTTCAAGGAAGACGGGGAGCGCGTGCTGGACGACACCGGGCGGCCGCTCGGCGGCTGAACGCTGCGGCGTCGTGCAGGATGCCGCAGCGTGACGCGTATCGACGACGGCCACGCCCTGCTGTATGTGGTCGGGCGCGCCAGCGCTGCATGGCGCGTTTGTCCGGCGGCGATCCCGGGCAAGGCACTTGGCTGGTCTTGGCCTGGCGCAGGGCGCCTCGCTCACCTCGACGTACGCAACACGCCCTAAGATCGCGGCATCGTTTTTTCGAGAGCATCCGCATGATTCGCGAGATCATCCGCATGGGCGACAAGCGTCTGTTGCGCGTCGCACCTGCGGTCGCCAACCTCGGCAGCGACGAGCTGCAGGCGCTGGTGGCCGACATGTTCGAGACCATGGACGACGCGCGCGGCGTGGGCCTGGCGGCGCCGCAGATCGCGATGGACCTGCAATTGATGGTGTTCGGTTTCGAAGCCAGCGAGCGTTATCCCGAGGCGCCTGCGGTGCCGCGCACGGCCTTGGCCAATGCGCAGATCGAGCCGTTGTCGGACGAGATGGAAAACGGCTGGGAGGGCTGCCTGTCGATTCCCGGGCTGCGCGCAGTGATTCCGCGCTACCGTCGCATCCGTTACCGCGGCTTCGCACCCGACGGCACCCCGATCGATCGCGAGGCCGAAGGCTTTCATGCGCGCGTGGTACAGCACGAGTACGACCATCTGGTTGGACGCCTGTATCCCTCGCGCATCGAGAACTTCGATACCTTCGGCTTCGAAGACGTGCTGTCCTACGACCTGTAGGCCATCGGTGCCGCAGCTGCACCCGGATGTGACAAGGGCGCCTTGCGGCGCCCTTGTCGTGCTTACTTCAACGCCTTGAAGCGCAGACGCTTCGGGCCGGCATCGTCGCCCATGCGGCGGCGCTTGTCTTCTTCGTATTCGCGGTAGTTGCCCTGGAAGAACTCCACGTGCGAGTCGCCTTCGAACGCCAGGATGTGCGTGGCGATACGGTCCAGGAACCAGCGGTCATGCGAAATCACGAAGGTGTTGCCGGGGAACTCCAGCAACGCATCTTCCAGTGCGCGCAGCGTTTCGATGTCCAGGTCGTTGGACGGTTCGTCGAGCAGCAGCACATTGCCGCCCTGCAACAGCGTCTTGGCCATGTGCAGGCGACCGCGCTCACCGCCGGACAG
The window above is part of the Xanthomonas cassavae CFBP 4642 genome. Proteins encoded here:
- the arsC gene encoding arsenate reductase (glutaredoxin) (This arsenate reductase requires both glutathione and glutaredoxin to convert arsenate to arsenite, after which the efflux transporter formed by ArsA and ArsB can extrude the arsenite from the cell, providing resistance.) gives rise to the protein MHAVIYHNPACGTSRNTLALIRHVGIEPQIIHCLQHPPSLQVLRQLIADAGLSVRDAIRQKGTPYLELGLDDPALDDAALLSAMLAHPVLINRPFVQTPPGTRLCRPSEQVLAVLPPASSAFFKEDGERVLDDTGRPLGG
- the def gene encoding peptide deformylase; translated protein: MIREIIRMGDKRLLRVAPAVANLGSDELQALVADMFETMDDARGVGLAAPQIAMDLQLMVFGFEASERYPEAPAVPRTALANAQIEPLSDEMENGWEGCLSIPGLRAVIPRYRRIRYRGFAPDGTPIDREAEGFHARVVQHEYDHLVGRLYPSRIENFDTFGFEDVLSYDL
- a CDS encoding post-PEP-CTERM-1 domain-containing protein, whose protein sequence is MMSFRKPGWMLSGVLCVACLPALAGAQDVAASSKVGIDPVTGKLRPLTDAESAALDQQAGAAARSAATRTTMPQTEAAARATERRLPNGTVARKLPATQMSSLTATRQADGRIVIEHSDDADTQPAHAEHGALPHE